The stretch of DNA GCCAAGCACAGTCAGCTCCTTGTGTGACCAATGCTTGGCACATGCCACGTGGCTGCTGGTAGTGCTGTGCCTGCTGACCCCTGTCCCACCTGTCATAAAGCAGTGTCACACAGACTGGATCCCTGTGGGCCCTTTGTTCCCTGCCAGTAATGACATCTGAGAACTTCTCCCCAGGCCAAAGGGCAGCATGATTTCTAAAAGACTCCAGCTCACCCAACACTTGAGGGCCTCTGACCCTGTCTACCACGTCTCGTCTGACAGATCCTGTCGTCCTCTGGCTATCTGAAGCTATCCATGTGTGTGCTGGGGTAGGGGACTGTCTCCCCACACAATGTGGGGGCCCCTGCGGCAGGCTCTGGGGGCCCTGCGGAGATGTCAGGAGGTGCTAAGTTAATAACTGACCTCTTCTATGTGCACGTCTGGCACACCGCATTAGCTGGGGAGGCCAACCACTATACAAACACCTGCAATCTCCTGGGGGAAGGACATGTTTTGCTCAAAGTCCAGGGTAGTTGTTCCATCTGCAGCCCTCCTCCGAAATCAGACCCTGGCCTCCTTTCTTGTGCTGCTGAGGTCTTCATGTGAGGCCTCCGGGTCACAATGAAAAGGGAAGAATTCTCTGTCCTCTGGTCCCCCCGAGTCTCTTGCCACTCCCCTCACCCATCCTGACACCCTCAAATCTCATGATCACCTCCTACTCCATCTCAGCCAGGCCAGAGGCAGGGTGGTGCAGGTCATAGCCAGTGGAGGTTATGGCTGGTAGCGGGGCACGGGGCGAGCTCATGGCCAGCAATCCCCTAATCCGTGCTTAAACTGTGCCCCCACCATTTGGGGACCCTCTCTATGGCCGGCCAGGAAAGCTACCTTGTGCAGCAGTACACAGCATGGTATGGCCCAGTCTAGTCTCTGAGGGCTCATCTGCGGTCACTGAGGTAGCTAGCATCCAAGCTGACCCCCAGTGACCTCACCTCCTGAGAGTCACATCCTTGTCCGGAGTGTGAGCAGGACTTAGTAACTCACGTCTCACTAATACAACAAGGAAGAATTGATGGTGTGTGATGCTaaggctaggtcataaaaggtagtgtgggggatccctgtgtggctcagcggtttcgcacctgcctttggcccagggcgcgatcctgaagtcccgggatcgagtcccacgttgggctcccggcatggagcctgcttctccctctgcctatgtctctgcctctctctctctctctctctgtctatcataaataaataaataaataaataaataaataaataaataaatctttaaataaaaaaaaaggtagtgtggcccttctctctccttgctcTGGGAGAAGCCATGTCATTGGCAGCTGTGTGGAAAGGCCTTCACAGAGGGGGACAGAGCCACCTGCCAACAGCCACATAGGTGAGCTTGGGAGTGGATCCTCTAGCCTGACTTGTCTTCTGGGACTGCAGCCTCAGGAGACATCTGAGTCAGAACCACCCACCATCACTCTCCCAGCCAAGccgcacaccccccccccccccccgcactccCCCTCCCGCTCCGCCCGGAAGCCACTCTCAGATCCTTGACCTCAACAACTGTGAGACAATAGATGTTTGTGGCTTAAAGCAGCTAGGTTTAGAGTGTCTGTTACATAATAAtacataacataaataaataattaataataaattaaataataactgATTTAATCACCTCCGAAGGCAAGGCCTGGGTCTTCTAGGCCTCAttcctgccccaggcccagcaTGCTGGCCCAAGAGGAAGTACTGTGTGATGATTCCTTTATGTGTGTTACTGAGGTGCCCTAGGTCCTGCACTGGCTACTGAGGTGGGGCTGAGGGTGACAAGGTTATAGCCTTGGCCCTAAGGGCTTTCCCAGTCTACTGGGAGACAGAGAAGTCCACTCACTTATTGATGACAGTGGCCCTTTCACCCCTGAAACTAGCCCCCAGAAGGGGTAACTAACTCTGGTTCAGGGCAGTGAGGCGGGAGGCAGGGTATGAGGGCAGGTGGGGTATGTTGATTGCCAACAAATGAGGCACCCTTTGAGGATGAGTGACTTCAGCCAGGTCTTGGAGGAAGCATGTTTCAAGGAAAGGGAACAGCatgccccaggacacagcagGTACAACAGCAAGGTGCACTCTGCAAGCAATGAGGGATGCCAGAGTGATGAGGTGCAGGGGAGGAGATCCAACAGATGAGGCTGGTCAGGTCTAGGGGAAGATAAGAAAGGCTCTGGAGGCTGAGGAGGACTTTGGCCATTATCCTGAGACCTTGGAGACCATTATAGGGAGCTGGGTTTTGTTTAGAGAATGGAGGCAGGTGCTTTATGTGGGTAGGCAGGAGGCAGATCACTGAAGGCAGGAGTATCATGCATGGGACTGTGACCACCCAGCAGTCACCCAGGTGCTGAGTGCTGTGGCAGAGTGAAGGGAAGTCTGGGGCACCCCGTGGAGCCCCTTCCTCAAGCAGGGGCATTAAGGAAGACTTTCTTGAATAGAGGAAACCAGTATTGAAGGATGAAGAGGAATCTCCCAGACAAagagggaggtaggtggaggtggaggggaagaTGCCATTCCTGGCCGAGAGAACAGCATGGGCAAAACCTTGAGGGAAGAAAGAGCAAATCTGATACAAGGAACTGCAAATGGTTTGGTATGATGGGAGCCCATGGCTaagggagaaagacaaatgagGATGAAGAAAACTGGGCCAGATGACGGAAGAGTGGCGAAAGGCAGGCTACAAAACCTGGACTTGAAGGTGAACATCTGACTTCCTCTGACTTCTGCAGATGCACTGTGCCCCTGTCTCCCCCTGCTCTTTCCTGGAGGCCTACCTGTGTGGACTGCAGCCACAGGCTCCTGGGCCCTCCAGCTTGCAACTGGGCTCAGGCAGTGGGGAGCCTCAGCAAAGGacggagggaggagaggggggcgTTCCAGAAGGACCGTTCCTGACTCCTTCCCTGCAAGGTCACCACGCTGCCTGTGTCCTCTGACCAGCAATGGCCCCTACACCCTGGTTGGTCACTGAGGATGGATTGGAGAGAGCAAGGTGGGGACAGGGCCAGCACCAGAGAAGGAGCTGGTGCCCTGGGGATAACCATGGTCATACAGGGAATTCCACTACACCTGGGGGTCCCACTGCACACTTTCATTTACAGCTGTTTTGTAGATTGTTTGCAGTGATGGCCACAGAATCTCTTCATGTACCCCCAGCCCTTTGTACTGTGGCATGGATGCTCTTAGGAGGCAGAGTCTATTCCTCACCCCTGAaactgggtgggggaaggggaggctcATGAGttgctttgaccaacagaatgaGACGAAATGATGCTGTGCATGTTGCTCAGTCCGGGATTTAAGAGATCAGGCAGGCTTGCTCTCATTCTCACAAAACCCAGCCACCCCTGAATGCCCAAGACGTGTCAGTAGGGGCGCGGTGGGGTGTGCCCGCCTGCAAAGGGAGTCCCAGCCAGCGCCCCCAGCAGGCCCAGCCCCCGCAGAATGCAGCTGCACTGAGCCCAGGGCAGCCTCCAGAAGAACCACCCGGCCAACCCACAGAATTGTGAGGAATAAGAACTCCTTGCTTCATCAGCCTTGTAGTCTTGGCATGGCTCACTACCCGGCAATAGAGAACTGTAAGGGGCGAGTACTCCTCCCCTTCGCACACCTTGCCCTTCCTCACAGCCTTGGCCGCCTGTCGTGTCCCTCACTTCCTCCTGGCTGGACGTCATCACCCCCTCCTCTGAGCAACCCCGCTCTTTGTGGGTCCCCTTGTGGCCCTTCTAGCACACCACCTCACAGGATAACAGGCACCTTCCTGAAACATGGGTTACCCTTTTCACCTTTGAGTCTTGATTTACACGTATTCCACGTCCTTCCAGACATGACGTGGAGTGGCTCatacattcaaaatattatctTACTGTGCTTACAACACCAGAGATGGGTATGGTAATCTTTATTTCTCAGATGGCAAAACTGAGGTTTGGAAAAGACATGACCTGCCCAGGGTCACTGAAAACAGATGTTCCAGGAATTAAACCCAAATTTACACCTCTCAGATGTCTCTCCTGTTTTAATAACGGTATGATTTGCCCCTGGAGGGATGCTGTTTCCCTGCTGGAGGGCAAAAGGGGTATGGTCCCCCCTGGGCATCCTGTCCTTTGCTACTGACATATGTCCCAAACTCAGGAATTCAGAATTCTGAATTCTGTCCCCATCTCACACAAATGTGCACTCATGTCTGGTCTTCATTCTCTGTGTCTTAACGTATAGCCTCTCAATTTTCTTGCCCAGCAGAACAGGATCAGGGGTGGTAGGCTGGGGGCTGACGGATCAGGAAGGATGAGTCAACATGGCACTCTGGGAAGATGAGGTAGGGCTGCAGGGCCACAGGGCCAGTCTGGGAGTCAAGAGAGGCTTCGATGAGCCCCCTTTGCTGAGGAACAGGGAGGAACAGGAGAAGGCTAAAATAGAATCATCCTTTCATTTGTCGAGCTGACGTTTAGGGAGACCCCCCTTTCTGTACCAAGGTCGGGGGCTGAAATTACAATGGACGAGTAAGAGGTGCCTCATGAAGCTCTCCGCCCCTGGAACATCAGAGTCGAGACTCAGGGTTCATCTTAgtcagggaaactgaggttcagaaggAGACCAAAGAGGTCTATATTATCATATAGCCAGTGGCAGAGCACAGTTCTCCTTATCCACCTTTCCGGCCCCTGTGGCCACCAGTCCACAGCTCAGAGGACAGGAACTCACAGGTGTCCTGCATGAGCGCAGAGGCTTCcaggccacccccaccctctggcGCAGGGAGGGAGGAGTTGAGACATCCAGGGAGCAGGATGAGGGAGCTTGTAGGAGACGGGGCTGGAACTAGTGGCTTCTTTTGTGTCATCACTCAgggtagaggaagaaaaacctggTGATATttgctgctctctttctctattgaGTGACATGACaacaggggacagaggcctcagaaATCCTCTCTTCCAGCCATCTCGCATTTACAGAAGAGCAAGCCATGGAGAGGGAGGTTCGTAGGGGTTTTGCAGCAGGAGTACAAATCGCCAATGCCAGAACTTAGTGTCCCCTCCTGCTTGTCTGCTGGGATTTGGAGCATATCATGGCTGGATTTGCAGAAGTTTGGGAAGGCTGTGAAGATATGTTCAACAGatgcctccaggaagccttctcggATCACAGCACctccagccaggctccccaaggCCAGCCCTGCCCTCCGGGGAGGCCCTCAGCAGAACTCCAAATGTTGGTCCACAGGGACATTGTACTTGAGCTTGTGGGTTTCGAAGAGTTCACACAGTTCCTTGACATAGCGCTGATGCAGCTTGTCCACCTCCTCCTTTGAGGGACACAGTGTCTTCTGCACCTCGATGGGCTTTCCCACTGCAAGACACAGATGTGGGTGTAGGCCCAGAGCAGGAGCCACTGGGTTGCAGGGACCCTTCCCCATGGGCATCCCTGCAGGAAAGTGCTCTTACTGCCATCCCTTTCAGCCCTAGTTTGCGTGATGTTATGGGAACTCTAAGATGTTATGAGAACTCCAGGATTCTGATATAATAGCAATACCCAGCAGCACTGCAATGTGCCATCCAAAATGCTAGGCACTTTCCAtgtattatctcctttaatcctctTAACAATTCTATGGGGATAGAGGCTCTTTTTATTCCCAGGATGagaagaggctcagagaggttgagtgacttgttcaaggtcacacagccaggaaggatctgtttcagtttttaaatccTGGAGGTATACTTTTAATTTCCAGACCATATGGTTCTGGGATCCCAAGATGCCACAACTGGAAGTGCCTGAAGTTCTAGGAAGAGGTGGGCCCACAGCCCCCGCAGCTTttcttccccactctctctccaTTTGGCCTGCAGTGCCCCCTTTGTTTAGGGAGGAGTCAGGAAGGCACCAAGTGACCTCCTTCCTCTGGTTCTGCCTGGCTGGGAAGGTAGCTCCCCTGCCTTCTCCTTTTAGGAAAAGTTCTGTTGGCAGCAGCAATACTAACACTCATGAAAATATTGCCACAATACACAGGGAAAGTCATGGAGTGGGGGCAACtaacaaataaatggatggataaaggTGAACAGACCTCTCTCTACAGGCTTTGTCAGAGGGATCTAGTTGGGATtcaagaagaaagcaaatgagGAGTCCTAAGAGCTGAAAAAGATGGTGCTGAGTCCATGCACTAAAGCGCATGTCCGTTATCTACAGGAAAGTTCCTCGGGCTCTAATACAAGTGTAGTGATTGCTACTCTACACACAATTCTGATAGATTTAGAATGCCCTTTCCTTATATCCTCTCTCTCCAATAAGCCTTATTAGACCCTCTATATCAGAATTAAACCTTCCTCCTCTAGCATGATAAGAAGTCAAATAGGTCCTGATGCAATCCTTAACCTTGTAACTCGAAGGCAGTGTGACCTTTAggaagttacttaacttctctgagcctcagtctgcCATCAGTGAAAAAGGGACAATAGTCCCTATTCTGAAGGTTGTTAGGATAGTTGGAGCTGCTGCATGTAAGGGATCCAGGGCAGTGCCTGGCGGTGGAGCAGGTACTCCATAATCAGTAGTGACTACTGTTCTTTGTACCTCTGTTCCAGTTTCCATCTCGGAGTTAGGGTTATCTGTTTGGGTGTCTGTTTCCCAGTCTAGAATGTGAGCAACATGAGGGCAAGGATGTGTCTGACCCATCTCCATGCCCCCTTTGCAGCACACAGCCCAGGCCTCTTTCCCCATAGCCTACCCCCACCCAGGCTGGCTGGGTCTCAGCTCACCCACGGTGGTGATGGGCTGGCGGTAGGGTATAAAGCCAAAGCTGTACTGGAAGACACCACGGCCATGGAAGAGCGGGAGGGAGATACCCATGATCTTCTGCAGCCGGTTCTGAATCCTACGCAACCAGGAGCCAGGAGAGTTCTCAACCTGGTCAAATAGCTCATTCTCCCCAAAGGAAAAGATCGgcaccagagctgccctggagagagacaggagggaaTACGTGTGAAAAGTCCCAAAGAAGTCCCCAGCtagcttcctgcagggacccagTGACCAGGAATTGGAGCAGAGGACAGAGCCCTGGGTTCAGAAGTAGGAGACCAGAGTTGTCTCCCAGCCCTGCCATAGCTTTGCTTtctgaccttgggcaggtcctGGCCCCTCTCAGGGCCACAATCTCTCTGTTGTAACAGGACAGATAGACCAGAAACGCTTTAGGGAGTCCTCCCAGATATAAAATATCTGCTAGCTTTGCAGAAAAAAACTCTCCGACCCCATTCTTCAAAGATGCTTCAAAGTAGACCAGCTCTGTGATATGCCCCAGACTCCATCCTCCCAGATCCCATAGATGTCAGATCTAGTGCCAGCTTTGGGCAAACATGTCCCTTCCCACTGAGTCCCTTTGATCACCAAACCTCCCTTCTGAAATCTTTTCTGGGTGTTTGGGCATGACATAATACATTTCTTACCAAAACCTAATCTTCATTGTAAATAGACTGAGAATCTCCCTGCCAAAATACAACCTGCATTGGTCTCTGCTATCTTCCTGCCAAAATCTAATCCTTGCCAATCTCCCTCTGAGCCGAGAGCTCCCTCCTCAGATACCCGTGCATCAGGGCAAGTCTGATGAAGCCCTTGCGGTTCCGGAGCAGAAGCGTGGAGTCTCCAGGCCTGGCGTTCAGCGCCTCCTGGGCACCCCCTACAATGATGGCCAGCAGATTGccaccctccttcctgctcaggATGTGAGCAGCGCTCTCCTTGTCCGAAGTGACCAGgcctggggagagaggaaggtgaTGGAGTACGGGGGAACAGGGCAGGGATTGTGGGGTGGATGTGCCCCAAGAGAGAGCTCACCAAAAGGGACCACAGAGGCCTGGGCACCCTGTTCCCTCCAGCAGGAAGTCCCCCGAGGACTGGAACTGAGTCCTCTCCCTTTTTCCAGCACCCTCACTGAGCTTGGTGTCACGAGCACATGCGGCCGTGGAAAGCACGTCTTTGGGTCTAGCTACTTCTCCCATTGCACATGCACTTGCAGGAAGTAGACACGTTGGCAGCTCTCCCTCAGATGCCTCTCCCCAAGCCTCCAGCCTCATCCTCCAGGGCTACCCCGGGGTGTAAAGACTCACCCCCGGACATGATGTAATCCCTGAAGAAAGGGACCCGGAACCACAAGGTCAGCATCATCAGATGGGAGCGGATGccagggaagagcaaagggaagccCGTGCTCTCCGTGCACAGGTTGACAAAGGCTCCTGCGGCCAGGACCCCGTGGGGATGGAAGCCAGCAAGGTAGTTCCGGGAGGGGTCCAGCTCAGCAGTCTTGACCAGCTGCAAGGACGGTAACCCGGTGAGCTGGGTCGCCAGGCCAGCCCCGACTGTGCCACTCAtcagggtgaccttgggcaagtcactccccctctctgagcctcaggttcttGTGCATAGTCAGATATGGTGTGTGAATGCATCCAGCAGTACCGTCCCAGATTCACTGCTGGCTTGGGACAAATGGGTTCCCTCTCAGgcttttcatctataaaatggggacatttTAGCCCTGTCCCCTCTACCTCCTAGGACTGCTGAGAAGCTTAGGTTTGTTGGTGCCCTGGAATTACCAAGACTACTATAGGACCAAATATACTTGGCGGCATCAAAGGGACACACGGGGTGCCACCATGCTGGCAGAGCCCCGTTATAACAAAACTCAATATAAGAAAAATTGGCACTTAAGACCTGGGAGTGAGCATTCGCAAGATATAGCAGGAGTGGTTGAAAGAGCACGCCGTCCAGAAGGCTGGCTCCAGTCCTATTTACCCTTCTGTTCAAAGCAAGTGTGTCCCTGTggctctctgctccccccacGCCAAACCTTCAATGACCTTGAGCTTTCTCTTTCCCCAGCCATGGGCTCTGCTGGCAAGCAGCTCGCCAGGGTCTGATCAGGCCCGCAGCTGGAGTGAGCAGCAGGGACCACTAGTCATTGCCGATTGCCTGGGAGAGGAGAGCTGCTGTCCTCAGCAGCTCCCAGGCGAAGTGGGATAAGGGTACAAGGGCAGAGACGGAGCTAACAAATGCTGCTCTCAGCCTGCCCATTCCTGGACAAGCTGCTCCGTGGTCCAGTCTGCAAAGATGaccgctgtgtgtgtgtggagcagGGCATTCCCTTCCCCACCTGCCAGGAACTGCATGCCCACCCTTTACACTGCCTCACACCCTGGAAGCCACAGCCATCAGAATTAGGACCCTGATATGTCATGCCCCAAGCCCCTAGCAGGAGGCCTCCTGATAGAACTGCCAGGTCCCCATGGCCTGCATTCCTGGACATGGGGCAGCCCTTTCCACTCTGGCTCCAGCTTTGCCATGGTGAAAGTTCATCCTGTCATCAAGCTAACACGTGCTGCGGGTTGCTCCCTAAGAATTCTTGCTGCTGCCTCTGGGGCCTCAGGGGCCTGGCTGCCTGCCCTCAGAGCAGCCTGCAGTGACCTGAGGTGCAGTTTGGAGATCTAAGCTTCTCTACCCCACCCAGAGGTgtctacccccccaccccaagaggcCCCAGATTCTCCAGGACCTCACCCGGACTTGGTTTCTGCAACCCACCCTCCTGCCCAATATGGCCCCCAGTCACCCACTGACCCTTTCCAGAGAAGCTGTGAGGACCACAGTTGGAGGGGACCATTGCCTCCTCTACAAGGACAAACCTCTTCTACTCACGCAGTGGGGACTTAGTGGATGTGAAGATAAAGCCGGAGCAGAGAAATCTCTGGCTATTCTCAGAGGGAAAGGTGCTTGCTCAGGAGCCCAAGTGGTGGTGTTTCCCTACCAACATAcctggctccctgccctggggCACCGAAGCACGAACTCTTTCTCGGTCAGCGGGAAGGCAATTTTGTACAAGCTCCATAAAGGCGATTTGGCAATAACTATTACAACCAAAAAGCGTTGTTGTAATAACAAGAGACCTTTTGCCCCAGCAACTCCGTTGCTGAGGAATGTCTTGTGCTTGTGCAAAATGGCACGTGAACAAGATGATGAACAGAAGCATCATTTTCTAGTACTACCAACTCGGCATCCCCTCCAATGTCCATCCACAGGACCCGCTGAGACATATTCCCGAAACATTCGCACAACGGGGTGCGGTGCAGCCCTAGGGAACTCTGGCGAAGATCTCCCTGGCCTGGCAGGGGAAGATGGCCACATCGCCCGTCAGGACAAAGCAAGGGACAAGACGATACAGGCAGAATGTGCTGGGAAAGGGGACAtgagggtagccctggtggcccagtggtttggcgccgccttcggcccagaggtGATCCTcaaaacccgggatcgagtcccacatcgggcttcctgcttggggcctgcttctccctctgcctgtgtctctgcctctctctctctctctctctctgtgtgtgtgtgtgtctctcatgaataaataaataaaatctttaaaaaaaaaaaaaagaaaggggacaTGCACTTGTTTGTATTGGACATATCATACACTGGTCATCATAGTTGCTTCTGGGGAGGGAACTGAGGAGATCAGAATCCAAGTGGGATGGGGGCTTTTCACCCACATACTTACTTGCTTGTCCCTTTGGAATTTTGAACAAGAGTATATGACCTATTTTGAATTAACAATGAAtgtataaatgagtaaaataaatgaataaatgaatgaatgaatgatcatcCTTACTAAAGAAGCCTTTGTGTAGAGAGAAATATCATGCTGAATGTGAGGACCTATGTCTGGGAATGTGCCAGTAGTTGAACAGGCTTTTACATGTGTGTGTCCAAGTGTGCACACTGATGGGGCCGTCACTGTCCCGCTGAGGCCTAGTCTGCACGTCCCTAGACATGGTCTCTGCTGCTGTCCTTGTGTGCCAACCTCTTCTACTTGTCCCCTGTGCCCAAGGGACATCACTGCCTCACTGTGAGGGCCTTGAGATTAGAGACCACCTGTGTGCTTCATCTCCTGACCCAAGCACAACAGGCACAGGAGTGGAACAGAGGAGTTGTTCTGGAAAGATTGTGGAATGAGAGAATGAACCCAGGAATGGATGAGGCTGATGCAGCCTGCCTTGAAAGGAAGGCCCCCTGCTCCCCATCTTGTCCCAGCCTGTCACCTGGGTTCCAACACCAGGGCAAAGAATTCTGAGCTGGAAGTCAGGAGACCCAGGTTCTGCTGTCAGCATATCACATGACCTGTGCCAGGCCTCTACACTGCCCATACCTAAGTTTCCTCCCTGTCTTCCAGGACAATGATCATGCCTCCCTGGCAGGGGTGCTACTAGGTTCTGATCTATGGACCTGCCTGTTCTGGGTATTTCATGTGAGTGGCACCACACAATAGGTGTGTGCCCTCATGTATCCGGTTTCTATCACTTTAGCAGAATGTAGAATGTTTTCAACGTTCCTCTGCGATGAAGCACGGATCTGTACTTTACTGTGATTGAATACTCTTCCGCTGTATGGATAgaccatattttttatttatcactcAATGGACATTAACATTATTTCCACCATTTGGCCATTATGAGTGATGTGGCTGGCCACCAACACATGCACATTAGTCTCAGTGTGAACATGTTTTCAGGTCTCCCAGGGGTGTGGCTACTTTGAGCCCCAAG from Canis lupus dingo isolate Sandy chromosome 21, ASM325472v2, whole genome shotgun sequence encodes:
- the MOGAT2 gene encoding 2-acylglycerol O-acyltransferase 2; its protein translation is MVKFAPLFVPWERRLQTFMVLQWVFSFLALAQICTVVFVGLLFTRFWVVSVLYAAWWYRDRDTPRQGGRPVQALRRCFLWKYMRDYFPVTLVKTAELDPSRNYLAGFHPHGVLAAGAFVNLCTESTGFPLLFPGIRSHLMMLTLWFRVPFFRDYIMSGGLVTSDKESAAHILSRKEGGNLLAIIVGGAQEALNARPGDSTLLLRNRKGFIRLALMHGAALVPIFSFGENELFDQVENSPGSWLRRIQNRLQKIMGISLPLFHGRGVFQYSFGFIPYRQPITTVVGKPIEVQKTLCPSKEEVDKLHQRYVKELCELFETHKLKYNVPVDQHLEFC